The following nucleotide sequence is from Oreochromis niloticus isolate F11D_XX linkage group LG9, O_niloticus_UMD_NMBU, whole genome shotgun sequence.
ctcagagtgacgctgaaaaactagttcatgcatttattacttccaggctggactactgtaattcactattatcaggaagtcctaaaaactcgctgaaaagccttcagctgatccaaaatgctgcagcaagagtcctgacagggactagaaagagagagcagatttctcctgttttggcttcccttcattggcttcctgttaaatccagaattcaaaatcctgctcctcacatacaaggtcttaaataatcaggccccatcttatcttaatgaccttgtagtaccatatctccctattagagcacttcgctctcacactgcaggcctacttgttgttcctagagtatttaaaagtagaatgggaggcagagccttcagttttcaggcccctcttctgtggaaccagcttccagtttggattcaggagacaggtTTTTGAAGGTAAAACCTTTGTGATGTTGCCAGTTCTCTTGCTAATATGTAACTATTAAAATCAAAGTGATCTTTAGAAACAGCACTGAGATGGTCTCTTAATGCAGAAATGTGCAGAAAGCTGTTTTACTGACCTGTTGATAAGCAGTGTTGAGCAGCAGGTATCTCTCAGACCTTCTCAGAGGCAGGCACACACTGTAGAGAACATGAACGGCAGCCAGGAAAAAACTGAGGAGGCCCAGCTGTTTCCGGCTCTGCAGCCAGTTTTCCAGCCAGTGTGGGAAATGCTTGTACTTGGTGCCATAGTAGAGTTGGTGGGCAGCTGCTAACTGTCCTGCAAGGTACACCAGGGCCAAGAGAGTGATGGCGACGGTAGGCAGTGTCCGATTCACTATCTCTATTGGGATCTTGTAAAAGTCACTCTGCTTGTATTTCATATATGGGTGAATTATATCTCGAATAAAcgagtaagaaaaaaagaagatggagAGGGCCACAGCAGCAAGAACAGGGCCCTTCCAGCCAGGGAATAACTGGATAGGCATGTTCTCAATATCATGGGAAGAAGACAGGGTGCCCATGTCCACCGGCTGGAAGTTGAGCTGCCGGGCTAATTCCATGATCTGCTGCCTGGCCTCCACTGAGTCACTGCAGATGAACACCTACAGGAGAAACACGAGGGCTGGTTAGAGACGACGACGGGGACGGTTCAGAGGCGTTAGCGTCATTCTGTTTGGATGGTGCTGTGAGACTTTTATGAGTCCTTCCATCTCAGCAGCATCAGTAAGACTGAAGAGCGAGACACTGAGATACCTGTTACAGCCCTCTCTGCACTCATGCTTCTTattcatctctgtctctcttccacagcatgtctttcatcctgttttccttctctcaccccaaccaatcacagcagatggccccacccctccctgagcctggttctgctggaggtttcttcctgttaaaagggagtttttccttcccactgtcaccaaagtgcttgctcatagggggtcatatggttgttgggtttttctctgtatgtattattgtagggtctaccttacactataaagcaccttgaggcgactgttgttgtgatttgatgctgtataaataaagttgaattgaacAGATGCCGTTCTGTGTGCTTTAAGGTCATTTAGAACACTGCCACTAACCTAAAGGAAGCACTTATTTGTGTTTCTTCACTGACTCAGTGCTGTGTTCATCATCCAGCTTTAAACTCTCTGCCTTACATACAGAGTATCACAAAGTCAGATTCATGTGCACGTGGTTGATCTCTCAGTTGAGACTAGTCATGtgatattttaaggtaaagaccaatgttccctctgatttttcatgtgtctgagcgaacacacaaactccctgagcgtcccttggaccactgtgagcgacagtgtgcactgtggtcacgcagcatctaatccatccaagttacatggttcattaaaataatcaaattacagcatttacatttatgttagacgacttttaaactgctttagcccacttacaatgaaaatttaaaaaaaaaaatcttgttcatgacctgtgtagtatgttaacactactggaagtaaaaataacttaaactccaattttgaaaacacaactttctttctttttaaaaaaaaataaaactctgacaacaaagttttttgcagctctttacctaaaaatgcagccaaggcgtttttttaaaacaaactatttacagaacaatcagctgttctgcatcaaatctgatgccacacaaattatttgtgccactccaaaaataatttctgtccactatgagataaaggagaacaacagcctgatacctgcaggcctgacaacaggagatgtatcactgctgtaacacctgtaacattcagcagccgcctcattgttctgacacacacaacaaaactacactacacactaactacacactaactacacactaactacacactaactacacaagatttgcgctaaacgtctcaaatctctcacatctcagaacaccgccgtcactcctaaaacttccccccatttcttaacaactagatgccacgttgccatatcattttttgattggtcgacacggtacttttttcgaccaataggaaagggtggggggggtttggttttgtttttgctcacaggctttcgagcgttttccttataaaacgccgtttttaccgtttcttcccgcagtaaatataaacaacgatagtattcaggaagaaaaccaaacattgcagatatttttatcataactctggttttacgtggccgatcaacacaatttaaaaactggtataaagtccacactttttccgtcagttgttccgtctgtcctgctcacatctccaatggttggacacgttgtcattaacgtggcttcactgcacatcagccacgccgctttgctcgctaaaacaccggtgtcggcacatatttactttaatttcaattcaggttagaattttttttgtaaaaaaaaaattgcgcacgtgcgcagcttagagggaacattggtaaagaccctacaatactaCATAGAAACCCCTGGTGAGTGAGCACTTTAGCAACAGTCAGAAGTCAAAACTTTGatttttaaacaggaagaaagctccagcAGAGCCGGGCTCAGGGACacgacaggacaaagacacgctgTAGACATAGAGATTAATGATAGCTAAGAGTGAACATGTGTGGCCAGGTTACCGTACCTGTGTGCTGGCATCCTTAGGGTAGCTCTGTTGCATGGCCCAGGCTGAGATGACGTTGAAGCCTTTGACCACGATGGAGTCTGGCAGCAGTGAAGCCAGGTACTCAGCGTTGGACTCTGGATACTGGTTCGCTCGCTTATTGTTACTCACATCCACCAGGATCTTCCCTGCAGAACAAACACAAGGATACCAGTCAGGTCACTAACACTGATAACCCAGACGTCTGACCTGGTGAAACTGCCCTTGCATTTACTCCCACTATTTTTTCCAGCACCagtctctgacacacacagacacgggtCAAATAAAAACCTCTTACAGTGTGAACACTGATTTGGAAGGTCAATAGTTTGATCTGCATGCAGACGTGTGTTTGGATAAGAAAATCAAATTGCCCTCAATGTGTCCACTTCAGTATGGGTGTGTGTGATGGTTGGAAAGCACTTAAACGTGTGTGACATACCTTCCAGTAGGTGTTTGAGGTCCCACACAACAGAATAGTGCTCACGGCGGATTGCCAGGAATACAATGTTAGCCTTCCCCACAGCATCTTCATGGTGTGTTACATCCACCACATGTGGAAATGAGTGGGCTGCCAATTTGGGATGGCGGCTACCCACCACCACATGGAAGCCACAGCGCAGCAGGCGAATGGTCAGGCACTTGGAGAAGTCACCTGATCCCAGAATGGCCACAGTAGGCTGAGCAGACACGCACCAGCTTCCTGGATCTGCAGCTCCATTCTTCATGCCGTTGGGCAGCAGGGGGCCCTGGGCATGGTGGTGGGAGGAGGAGGCTGTGAGGAACACAGGGTTCCTGCTTCCACTCATCAGAGACATAGAGTCCATCCTTACTGTCTCCTGCTTATACGGACTTCAGTGGGCCTAGAGGAGATAGAAGCACAGGTGTCTATAAAAACACAGTAGATATGACTTCACTGCTCACAGCAGAGGGTCAGAGGATCCTCGGCTCAGGTTTCATACGTTTATCACACTTTGTTCCACATTTCTGAGAGCTAAAGTAAACACTTccacgctgtgtgtgtgtgtgtgtgcgcgcgcgcgcgcgcgctgGGACGAGGAGGCCAACACTAGCTACCCCGCCGTCTGCCGTGACAGCGCGGGGAGCCCACCACAGGACATCGGCTCTCCTCGCGACCTTGTGACTGCAGACAGTGGTTTCGTGAAGGACGCGGTCGCGCGTGGGCTCGTGCACCTGCACCAGATCCTCTACCGAGACACGACAAGCTGGCCGTTTACCCCCACTCAGACACGCGCACACGCATGATGCCATGTTACCGTGTGTCCCGGCACTCACACGGGGATGCTGTCGCAGAGAGCAGCTGCTAGCTCACCATCCCGGTCCTCCTGCTCAGCCGCTACCGCGTGACGTCATCACACTCGCTCGCACCATCTCCATTCACTCAAACAGAACTTTTTTTACGCGATATTATCTGCAGACAACATTGAAGCGAAGCCTTTCCCTGCTCGCTGTACATCACCCACGACACCTCCCACAGCTCCACTCCGTCTCCTGTTTCACGCCTGCTGCGGAAACACGTCACTGCTGCCTGCTCAGTATAATGTGACGTCATGTACGCGAGCGCGGAGCTTTTGTTTACCCTCAGGCTGTTTTCATGCTCGCGCTTGTGTCGCGGCTGTGACGGTTttcacatcacttcctgtcttgATTTTTGTAACCCcccccgccacacacacacatatctgacagatcagtgtgtgtgcatgtgttgatgcatgctcaacCATCCAGGTAAGGATGATTGTGTTCACCTGGACGTGTGtgtccatttacacacatgcatgtgCTACATACACTCACTATGGTATTACAACTATTGCAGGTGAATAAGCAGTGGTGCAAACTAACTGAAGTGCACATGAACCATATGGTGCAGTATTGCTGTGTGTTGCCATTCAGACAGTAGCTCCACATCAGCGTTAACACGGGAGGGGAAGACGTCAACACTGGAAGCAAAAGATTCCAGTTTTTATTCTTGGTTTTTGTCTCTGAGCACTTTAATCACTTTATGATCAAAGCTGTAAAAACCAGCATGATCGTGTCTCCAACTCAGCTGTGACGGCCCCACACAGTGTGCCAAATTAATCAAGCGGTTGTGTCACGTGACCCAGGATGTGACCGGATGAAAATGGCCATCAGACACAGGCGTTGGTCAAGCACTACACTAACTTTTTACAGTGTCGCCCAACGACCCGGCACGACACGTCAGGTGGAGGCACTGGCAAAGATGGTTGGAGCTAGCTGCGATGCAGCGTGCGCACGCTGCAGCAGTAGCTTGAGAAGCTCCAGGACAAGCTGGTGGTCACGCCCCTGGCAGAGGTGTGCCGATAGCCCAAAGAAGAATAACCGCTGCGGCTTCTAACTTTGCCGTCAGCACCCAGGTGGTGGTGCTGAGTCTCCTGGTTAGCGGCGAGGAGCCAATTCAAAGATGCTCGCCAGGTGATCATGGACCAGCCCGGGCTCTCACCAGAGGACCACTGGCGCTGCTTCTGGCCGCGCCCATTATGAGTTCAGTACAATCAGAGATGTCTGAACTACAGCACTGACTCTTAACTGACATTCAAGTCAACAACATTTATTCCCGAATACCTTACTAAAAAagtgtgatgacatcacaggtCAGTGATGTCACAACTCCTCACACTGTCAGTTTGAAACAGACAAGCGTGATTATGATGGGCCTCACTGCCCTGACTCTGCTGTCAGTCAAACATGCCATCATCACGCTGCTGTGACTAAGGTAAGCCCTGGAATCAAACCAGCGTGATGAGAACTACCACGATGAGAAAAACCATCCCAGGAAAACGTCTTTGTTTGAGCTTTTCAGTCATGACCGAGTCAGTCATCCCAGGTTTCCAGAATGCTTAGGAAGAAGTGACCCACAAGCATCCGCGTGGCGACTTTTCCAACAAGACGACGTGTTGAGCGGTTGTTTATAACAGAAGCAGGAATAGAATTTGCTCAGACtgtaacacacacacgtgtTAACCTTTACAGGGTCTCTGgagttacaataaaaaaaaaactgcccaGTACTTCACtgtaca
It contains:
- the steap2 gene encoding metalloreductase STEAP2; this encodes MDSMSLMSGSRNPVFLTASSSHHHAQGPLLPNGMKNGAADPGSWCVSAQPTVAILGSGDFSKCLTIRLLRCGFHVVVGSRHPKLAAHSFPHVVDVTHHEDAVGKANIVFLAIRREHYSVVWDLKHLLEGKILVDVSNNKRANQYPESNAEYLASLLPDSIVVKGFNVISAWAMQQSYPKDASTQVFICSDSVEARQQIMELARQLNFQPVDMGTLSSSHDIENMPIQLFPGWKGPVLAAVALSIFFFSYSFIRDIIHPYMKYKQSDFYKIPIEIVNRTLPTVAITLLALVYLAGQLAAAHQLYYGTKYKHFPHWLENWLQSRKQLGLLSFFLAAVHVLYSVCLPLRRSERYLLLNTAYQQVHSNMESTWNEEEVWRVEMYVSFGIMSLGLLSLLAVTSIPSVHSMLNWREFGFIQSTLGYIALLIATFHGLLFGWKRAFEEEAYRFYLPPSFVVALALPVCVIVGKLLILLPCVARKLHQIRRGQDSSEMRGKRMEPVGSAAHISPERVTIM